Proteins from a genomic interval of Colletotrichum higginsianum IMI 349063 chromosome 6, whole genome shotgun sequence:
- a CDS encoding Beta-ketoacyl synthase domain-containing protein, whose protein sequence is MAPGVLSYSSSGTSPSASPVMMTPIDHSDTTSDGFTSLSVGPLDGVGLNIHGQSANGHSNGHSNGHSNGGAGNSGANAAYTNPVGGSDAGLKQMPIAIVGMACRLPGSVSSPAEFWELCSRARTGFTPVPKERFNHEAFYHPNPGKTGAYHAEGGNFLDVDLAAFDAPFFGLTEKEAISMDPQQRLLLECTFEALENAGIPKHTIIGKDVGVFVGGSFAEYESHLFRDSDTIPMHQATGCAHAMQSNRLSHFFDLRGPSFTADTACSASLVALHLACQSLRAGESTSAIVGGCHLNMLPEFWISFSSCRLLADSGRSIAFDQRGTGFGRGEGCGMLILKPLDQAIRDNDSIRAVIRGTGINQDGKTPGITMPSGAAQEKLMRQIYRNAGLDPNDCGYVEAHGTGTKVGDPIEATAIHNVIGQNRSSKDPLFIGSVKSNIGHLEAASGIVGVIKAAMMLERGFLLPNHDFKKPNEKIPWKEWNMKIPATQRPWPKNKKYISVNNFGFGGTNAHIVLEKAPFTALPKKDKNLPPPEAKKVKGTKKIYVLSANDKNSVSSVMKNLVVYLEQRPEIFQNDLMDNIAYTLGSRRSMLPWRVAIPACDSFELIETLNSGKVIPGKETEPLRIGFVFTGQGAQWWGMGRELYGAYPIYTAAIDRADECLRKLGAEWSLVEELSRDQESSKVGEAHISQPACSAVQLALTDLLRTWGIRPVAVAGHSSGEIGAAYAAGIIGFEAAMAVAYHRGRLVPILKKRNPDLRGSMMAVGGSKEEVQPMIDALKQQQVRIACYNSPSSLTISGDTDALIELEKNLEEKQMFNRRLQIETAYHSHHMNLVAKEYRESISDLPHPQTTDVRFHSSLYGHQIDGFECQAHYWVNNLTCPVRFSEALETMLEPVGEHKTGVNMIIELGPHSALQGPIKQILKHVGDAATKIPYVSPLIRKKDAVESAIDLACSLVTKGAILNMDNVNFPKLKKKPALLTDLPRYAWNYSNKYWQESRMTQMHKYRKSPRNDLIGLEAIYSSELEPTWRNIVHLDDLPWLRHHAVQSVTIFPISAFIGMALEASAQWAQRKELAYEKFELRDVSVVKPLALQDADVELTINLRPHQETNLIASDTWKEFRISSWSHGSGWTEHCVGLIALHTTETNEVDGKEQKLAALRGAEATMKAAEEGPDAVAVAESDIYERLAELGVGYGPSFQGIRDCRASGKYSVGNIAAFDVAADMPNHYQTSTVLHPTFLESVIEMYWPILGAGRADINTVYLPSSIGRMSVARDITALTKTPGSTLRAYCKAEFPADARSTKVSVFAKSEANDLVIEIDELTVQPIIDGETELASNPARELCYKLEWEDIGNLKTLSGKAKAKINGANSSSSSSSGVKVEAPLPDVDVAIIHGDSNSQQMLANGLAIALASATSRLPEMGGMHEVNTEGKLTIVLTEIEQPFLADPSKEQFAEVRNMLAGVQGCLWVVRGAYDKATSPESNMIVGLSRTVRSETVLPFATLDLDDNTRLDEDDSSAVIFEIFKLAFGAGASSTSELEFMERSGRFFTPRIVHDADMNEFVHRETNPSVVELQPFGKDGRCLKMEFSTPGAIETVHFVDDVAATQALADDEVEFEVRAVGMNLRDVMLAKGQIPEADKHALGVEAAGVVTRVGAGVTAHRAGDRIAALTIKHGAYATRTRTTAANVMPMPPRMSFEDASTLPLAYCTAYYSLIEQARLREGQRILVHSAGGGIGQASVCLAKMMGAEIFVTVSTAAKKKLLMQHYNVPEDHIFYSRNTTWRAAVRRATGDEGVDVVLNTLPGADALRESWACLGRFGCLVDVRRKDGSRATRLDMGQSDTNATFVSVDVFGLAAERPKVMERLVADVSKLLADDQLRPIDPAITFPVSCMETAFKTLQTTQGPGKLVVVPHAEDVVMATPSKAAKALLKPDATYLLIGGTGGLGRSMARWMIEHGARNLVLLSRSGSATGKVKDLVDEAAEEGAHIAVRACNVADKSSVEQLFNAGLKGLPPVRGVIHGAMVLRDVLFEQMKFNDYVSVTESKVQGAWNFHNALQERQTELDFFIAISSAAGAVGNRGQAAYAAANCFLNAFVQHRLALGLPATSLDLTAVSDAGYLADGSAERAAEVAKNLGSDSICEAEVLALIGASISGKTAVCNHHVITGMRITPTIQPFWTPDAKFKALRLAAEELAAAEAGAGGAVSLNAALKASRSEAEAMEVVCKGLVEKIGAVLMMEAEDLDVTRSLSHYPLDSLVAIEIRNFITREFEANMQVLELLSSGSIQTLTRAVCKKSKLCVGFDWSA, encoded by the exons ATGGCGCCCGGCGTCCTTTCGTACTCCTCATCGGGGACCTCGCCTTCGGCAAGCCCTGTGATGATGACCCCGATCGACCACTCCGATACCACGTCCGATGGCTTCACCAGCCTGTCCGTGGGGCCCCTAGACGGTGTAGGCCTCAACATTCACGGACAATCCGCAAACGGCCACTCCAACGGTCACTCCAATGGCCActccaacggcggcgccggcaacagCGGCGCCAACGCGGCTTACACGAaccccgtcggcggcagcgatgCCGGCCTGAAACAGATgcccatcgccatcgtcggcatggCGTGCCGCCTGCCGGGCAGCGTCTCGAGCCCTGCCGAATTCTGGGAGCTGTGCTCCCGCGCCAGAACCGGCTTCACCCCCGTGCCCAAGGAGCGCTTCAACCACGAGGCCTTCTACCACCCGAACCCCGGCAAGACCGGGGCCTAccacgccgagggcggcaacttcctcgacgtcgacctcgccgccttcgacgCCCCCTTCTTCGGCCtgacggagaaggaggccatcTCCATGGACCCCCAGCAGCGCCTGCTGCTCGAGTGTACCTttgaggccctcgagaacGCCGGTATTCCCAAGCACACCATCATTGGAAAAGACGTTGGTGTCTTTGTCGGCGGCAGCTTCGCCGAGTACGAGAGCCACCTGTTCAGGGACAGCGACACGATACCCATGCACCAGGCCACAG GATGTGCCCATGCGATGCAGTCCAACAGACTTTCGCATTTCTTCGACCTCCGAGGCCCTAGTTTCACGGCAGACACGGCCTGCTCGGCCAGTCTGGTCGCCCTCCACCTGGCATGCCAGAGTCTGCGTGCCGGAGAGTCCACGTCGGCCATTGTCGGTGGCTGCCACCTGAACATGCTGCCCGAGTTTTGGATTTCCTTCTCGTCCTGCAG ATTGCTTGCCGACTCTGGCCGGTCCATCGCCTTTGACCAGCGCGGTACCGGTTTCGGTCGCGGCGAAGGCTGCGGCATGCTCATCCTGAAGCCTCTCGACCAGGCCATCAGGGACAACGACTCGATCCGTGCCGTCATCAGAGGCACCGGTATCAACCAGGATGGCAAGACGCCTGGCATTACGATGCCCAGTGGCGCCGCACAAG AGAAGCTCATGAGGCAGATCTACAGAAACGCCGGCCTGGATCCCAACGACTGCGGTTACGTCGAGGCccacggcaccggcaccaaGGTCGGTGACCCGATCGAGGCCACGGCGATCCACAACGTCATCGGCCAGAACAGGTCGAGCAAGGACCCTCTCTTCATCGGCTCCGTCAAGTCCAACATTGGACATCTCGAGGCCGCCTCgggcatcgtcggcgtcatcaagGCGGCCATGATGCTCGAGCGAGGCTTCCTGCTGCCCAACCACGACTTCAAGAAGCCCAACGAGAAGATCCCGTGGAAGGAGTGGAACATGAAGATCCCCGCCACCCAGAGGCCGTGgcccaagaacaagaagtACATCAGCGTCAACaacttcggcttcggcggcacCAACGCCCACATCGTGCTCGAGAAGGCGCCCTTCACGGCGCTgcccaagaaggacaagaacctgccgccgcccgaggccaagaaggtcaaggGCACCAAGAAGATCTACGTGCTGTCGGCCAACGACAAGAACTCGGTCAGCTCCGTCATGAAGAACCTGGTCGTCTACCTCGAGCAGCGGCCCGAGATCTTCCAGAACGACCTGATGGACAACATCGCCTACACGCTCGGCTCGCGCCGCTCCATGCTGCCCTGGAGGGTCGCCATCCCGGCCTGCGACTCGTTCGAGCTCATCGAGACGCTCAACAGCGGCAAGGTCATCCCCGGCAAGGAGACGGAGCCCCTGCgcatcggcttcgtcttcacGGGCCAGGGCGCCCAGTGGTGGGGCATGGGCCGCGAGCTGTACGGCGCGTACCCCATCTACACGGCCGCCATCGACCGGGCCGACGAGTGCCTCAGGAAGCTGGGCGCCGAGTGGTCgctggtcgaggagctcagCCGGGACCAGGAGTCGTCcaaggtcggcgaggccCACATCAGTCAGCCGGCGTGCAGCGCCGTCCAGCTCGCGCTGACGGACCTCCTCCGCACGTGGGGCATCCGGCCcgtggccgtcgccggccactCGAGCGGTGAGATCGGCGCCGCctacgccgccggcatcatcggcttcgaggcggccatggccgtcgcCTACCACCGCGGGCGCCTCGTGCCGATCCTGAAGAAGCGCAACCCGGACCTCCGCGGGTCCATgatggccgtcggcggcagcaaggaggaggtgCAGCCCATGATCGACGCGctgaagcagcagcaggtccGGATCGCCTGCTACAACAGCCCCTCGAGCTTGACCATCTCGGGCGACACGGACGCGCTcatcgagctcgagaagaacctcgaggagaagcagatGTTCAACCGGCGGCTGCAGATCGAGACGGCGTACCACTCGCACCACATGAACCTCGTGGCCAAGGAGTACCGCGAGTCCATCTCGGACCTCCCGCACCCGCAGACGACGGACGTGCGGTTCCACTCGTCGCTGTACGGCCACCAGATCGACGGGTTCGAGTGCCAGGCGCACTACTGGGTCAACAACCTGACGTGCCCCGTCCGCTTCTccgaggcgctcgagacCATGCTGGAGCCCGTGGGCGAGCACAAGACGGGCGTCAACATGATCATCGAGCTGGGCCCTCACTCGGCGCTGCAAGGGCCGATCAAGCAGATCCTCAAGCACGTGGGCGACGCGGCGACCAAGATCCCCTACGTGTCGCCCCTCATCCGCAagaaggacgccgtcgagtcGGCCATCGACCTGGCCTGCAGCCTCGTCACCAAGGGCGCCATCCTCAACATGGACAACGTCAACTTCCCCaagctcaagaagaagccggcgcTGCTGACGGACCTGCCGCGGTACGCGTGGAACTACTCCAACAAGTACTGGCAGGAGTCGCGCATGACGCAGATGCACAAGTACCGCAAGTCGCCGCGCAACGACCTCATcgggctcgaggccatcTACTCGAGCGAGCTGGAGCCGACGTGGAGGAACATTGTccacctcgacgacctccccTGGCTGCGCCACCACGCCGTCCAGTCGGTCACCATCTTccccatctcggccttcATCGGCATGGCGCTCGAGGCGTCGGCGCAGTGGGCGCAGCGCAAGGAGCTGGCCTACGAGAAGTTCGAGCTCCGCGACGTGTCCGTCGTCAAGCCCCTGGCGCTgcaggacgccgacgtcgagctgaCCATCAACCTGCGCCCGCACCAGGAGACGAACCTGATCGCGTCCGACACGTGGAAGGAGTTCCGCATCAGCTCGTGGTCGCACGGCAGCGGCTGGACCGAGCACTGCGTCGGCCTGATCGCGCTGCACACCACCGAGACcaacgaggtcgacggcaagGAGCAGAAGCTGGCGGCCCtgcgcggcgccgaggccacgatgaaggccgccgaggaagggcccgacgccgtcgccgtcgccgagtcCGACATCTACGagcgcctcgccgagctcggcgtcggctaCGGCCCGTCGTTCCAGGGCATCCGGGACTGCAGGGCGTCGGGCAAGTACTCGGTGGGCAACATCGCCGCCTTTGACGTGGCCGCCGACATGCCCAACCACTACCAGACCAGCACGGTGCTGCACCCGACCTTCCTCGAGTCCGTCATCGAGATGTACTGGCCCATCCTGGGcgccggccgcgccgacATCAACACGGTCTACCTGCCGTCGTCCATCGGCCGCATGTCCGTCGCGCGCGACATCACGGCGCTGACCAAGACGCCCGGCAGCACGCTCAGGGCCTACTGCAAGGCCGAGTTCCCGGCCGACGCCCGGTCGACCAAGGTGTCCGTCTTCGCCAAGTCCGAGGCCAACGACCTGGTcatcgagatcgacgagctcaccgtccagcccatcatcgacggcgagacGGAGCTGGCCAGCAACCCGGCGCGCGAGCTGTGCTACAAGCTCGAGTGGGAGGACATTGGCAACCTGAAGACGCTCtcgggcaaggccaaggccaagatcaacggcgccaactcgtcgtcgtcgtcctcttccggggtcaaggtcgaggcgccgctgccggacGTCGACGTGGCCATCATCCACGGCGACTCCAACTCGCAGCAGATGCTGGCCAACGGGCTCGCCATCGCGCTGGCCAGCGCCACGTCGAGGCTCCCCGAGATGGGCGGCATGCACGAGGTCAACACGGAGGGCAAGCTGACCATCGTGCTCACCGAGATCGAGCAGCCGTTCCTGGCGGACCCGAGCAAGGAGCAGTTCGCCGAGGTGCGCAACAtgctcgccggcgtccagggCTGCCTGTGGGTGGTGCGCGGCGCCTACGACAAGGCGACGTCGCCCGAGTCCAACATGATCGTCGGCCTCAGCAGGACGGTGCGGTCCGAGACGGTGCTGCCCTTCGCGacgctcgacctcgacgacaacacccgcctggacgaggacgactcGTCGGCCGTCATCTTTGAGATCTTCAAGCTGgccttcggcgccggcgcctcgtcgacgagcgagCTCGAGTTCATGGAGCGGTCCGGCCGCTTCTTCACGCCGCGCATcgtccacgacgccgacatGAACGAGTTCGTCCACCGCGAGACGAACCCGagcgtcgtcgagctgcaGCCCTTTGGCAAGGACGGCCGGTGCCTGAAGATGGAGTTCTCCACGCCGGGCGCCATCGAGACGGTGcacttcgtcgacgacgtggccgccacgcaggccctcgccgacgacgaggtcgagttCGAGGTCCGGGCCGTCGGCATGAACCTCCGCGACGTCATGCTCGCCAAGGGTCAGAtccccgaggccgacaagcacgcgctcggcgtcgaggccgccggcgtcgtcacccgcgtcggcgccggcgtcacgGCGCACCGGGCCGGCGACCGCATCGCGGCGCTGACCATCAAGCACGGCGCCTACGCGACGCGCACGCGCACGACGGCCGCCAACGTCATGCCCATGCCCCCCCGCATGTCTTTCGAGGACGCCTCGACGCTGCCCCTGGCCTACTGCACCGCCTACTACAGCCTGATCGAGCAGGCCCGCCTGCGCGAGGGCCAGCGCATCCTGGTGcactcggccggcggcggcatcggccagGCCTCGGTCTGCCTCGCCAAGATGATGGGCGCCGAGATCTTCGTCACCGTCAGCAcggcggccaagaagaagctcctCATGCAGCACTACAACGTGCCCGAGGACCACATCTTCTACAGCCGCAACACCACCtggcgcgccgccgtcaggCGCGCcacgggcgacgagggcgtcgacgtcgtgcTCAACACCctccccggcgccgacgccctgcGCGAGAGCTGGGCCTGCCTCGGCCGCTTCGGctgcctcgtcgacgtccgccGCAAGGACGGCTCGCGCGCCACCCGCCTCGACATGGGCCAGTCCGACACCAACGCCACTTTCGTGAGCGTCGACGTTTTTGGgcttgccgccgagcggccCAAGGTCATGGAGAggctcgtcgccgacgtctcGAAGCTGCTCGCCGATGATCAGCTCCGTCCCATCGACCCGGCCATCACCTTCCCCGTGTCGTGCATGGAGACGGCCTTCAAGACGTTGCAGACGACCCAGGGCCCTggcaagctcgtcgtcgtcccccacgccgaggacgtcgtcatGGCCACGCCgtccaaggccgccaaggccctGCTCAAGCCGGACGCGACCTacctcctcatcggcggcaccggcggtCTCGGCCGCAGCATGGCCCGCTGGATGATCGAGCACGGCGCCCGGAACCTGGTCCTCCTGTCCCGCAGCGGCTCCGCCACgggcaaggtcaaggacctcgtcgacgaggccgccgaggagggcgcccACATCGCCGTCCGCGCCTGCAACGTCGCCGACAAGTCCAGCGTCGAGCAGCTGTTCAACGCCGGCCTCAAGGGTCTGCCGCCGGTCCGCGGTGTTATCCACGGCGCCATGGTCCTTCGT GACGTCCTCTTTGAGCAGATGAAGTTCAACGACTACGTCTCCGTCACCGAGTCCAAGGTCCAGGGCGCGTGGAACTTCCACAACGCGCTGCAGGAGCGCCAGACGGAGCTGGACttcttcatcgccatctcgtccgccgcgggcgccgtcggcaaccGCGGGCAGGCCGCGTACGCGGCGGCCAACTGCTTCCTCAACGCCTTCGTGCAGCACCGCCTCGCGCTGGGCctgccggcgacgtcgctcGACCTGACGGCGGTCTCGGACGCGGGCTACCTGGCCGACGGCAGCGCCGAGcgggcggccgaggtggccAAGAACCTGGGCTCCGACAGCATctgcgaggccgaggtgctcgCGCTCATCGGGGCGTCCATCTCGGGCAAGACGGCGGTGTGCAACCACCACGTGATCACGGGGATGCGCATCACGCCGACGATCCAGCCCTTCTGGACGCCCGACGCCAAGTTCAAGGCGCTCCggctcgcggccgaggagctcgcggcggcggaggcgggcgccggcggcgccgtgtcGCTCAACGCGGCGCTCAAGGCGTCGCGCAGCGAGGCCGAAGCGATGGAGGTCGTGTGCAAGGGCCTCGTGGAAAAGATCGGCGCCGTGCTGATgatggaggccgaggacctcgacgtgACGCGCAGCCTGTCGCACTACCCGCTCGACTCGCTCGTGGCCATTGAGATCCGCAACTTCATCACGCGCGAGTTCGAGGCCAACATGCAGGTGCTGGAGCTGCTgagcagcggcagcatcCAGACGCTGACGCGGGCCGTGTGCAAGAAGAGCAAGCTGTGCGTCGGCTTCGACTGGAGCGCGTAG